ATTCCCAGCATGAGTCCATTTAGAAATTAGTAAGAGTGATTCtaatatgaaagaaaattgGCCTTTTAAAACTATTGTTGTGTCACAATGGTGCTGAGAGGCACAAACCAACAACAGCGCTGCTTTGTTACCAGGCACTGGGCAGAAATGGCTGGAGATCAGTCAGACCTTGGGAAATGTACAATTTCAGAGGGTCAATCAGAGGCAGCAAGAGGAAGGAAGTGACTTGAGGAGTGTCACACAgtaggcagcagcagagccagggcagtgaCACTGAGTTCATCTGTAGTGCCAGAAGATTGCACCCTTGAACATCCCCACTGTCTGTGTGGGATACACAGCCATGCCTGCACTGGGATCacatccctgggctgctctATGCCTGCCTTGGCAGGGAAACTGGAACAGGGAATAGAGCTGGGTGCACCCAAACAGTGTTCAGAGAGCCCATGGTGTCAACACAACGGGGTTACACCATTTGGGTAAAGATTATCAGTATATAGTCAGCTCTGTCCCCAGAGGTTGTATAAATACCCTGATCTTGTCTTCCACTCTGGTAACCTCTGACTACctttaaataaatatcaaaATTTTCCCTCAAAACCAATCCCCTTTCTCCTCTTCAGTGAAGCAAGGAACAACACCACCAGGTGCAATCAGTGAGCTCTTTTAGAGGCAGCACTGGGAGGATTTCAGTGTCCTCATGCCAGTGTCCAGGAGGGCCCTGCAGTGTTTGCTGTCCCATGTCACCCTGCATCCCAAACATCCCTTTCAGCTTGCTTTGTCCTGTCTCCATTCTGCCAGATCCTAGTCCTGCTATCAAAGTAAGGAACAAAGAGAAGAACCACTTTCATCTGTGCTCCTGGAGTGGTTCTCAGCATGGTTCTGGATTTCCTACAAAAAGGAGAGGATTGAGTTTTGTTATTCAAAAGAGGAAGGAGTGAGCCCAAATCAGCACTAGGTCAAATGAAAAAGATacaaagagcagagctgggattagTCCTGGAGATTGGCAGACTCTTGCAGAGCTGGCCTtgctgctccagtgctgctggaggaatctgggcaggTTTGGTCCCAACCCCACACACTATGATCCCTTGTGTCTGTGACCTGtttgctgttttgctgcttccaGAACACCTCTGATCTTAGGATCACAGACAAGCACATCCTTGTTGCCATCATGCTACAGTAACACAAAACTGGAGAATCTTAAATGATCCAATCTGTTGAATCTGGCTTTTTAGAGGGTAGAGTGTGCTCCATTCTACAgatagtggttttttttttttttccccattgtttGAATGACAcaaatgaatcttgaataaatGGAGTGCAGGAccaaaatgcaaaggaaaagcCAGTGGAGCTTGCTACCAAAACATACAGGTCAATAAATGGTTGGGAAAAAACTGTAAGAGAGTGTCCCTGTGTGATTAGTTGTGCAATATCCAGCATGTTCTGATAAACAGGGCATGGTTTTGTCTTTGAGCCCTTGAAAATGAGAGTATTGCTGTTCATACCAATGTTAAACTGCGGTCTGGGAAAATGGTCATCATATTAAATATGAGCAGTTGGCAATGTCAAATTCCATACCATGAGTGATAcattttattcttctcttttcttaaCACAATAGTAGCTTTCACTTTATTTTAGCACCTGTGGTGCCATTTCCTTTCCACTCTTAGTGCATTAATGTCTGTCTTCTCACACCCCTGAAACAGCTGTAGTGTGCTTTGTACTTTAATATTGAATTAACCTCCAATctctcccttcccacctcctgCTGTGTTTCTCCTTTGCCTTGTTTACTCAAATTAGAACCTTTCGTTACAAATTTGAGatgctggggaggaaaaaaattgtccCTGAGAGGGCAGCCTATTGCCCAGGTGAAAAGACCTGGTTTGTCACATCAGGGACATCTTTACTCCACGTGTGACTTCCCTCACTGCATACCTGGTATTTTTTTCACCAGTGCAGCATGAATATCACGGTTACAAGAAATAATGACTTTGTTTAATAAATGTGAGCTTCTGGCTTCAGTTCCACAAGCTTTCCCCTGCTCCATTGCTCTTCCCTAGACACACTCCAGCCTCTCAATGTCTTTTTTGTCCTGAGGGGACTAAAATTGAGCACAGCAATTGAGTTGtagcctcagcagtgcccagcacagggggacaatccctgccctggccctgttCCCACACCATGGCCGGGGCAGCCCAGGTGCCTttggccttcttgcccacctgggcacacctggctcatgttcagctgctgtccccagcacccccgggtccttttccagctttccagccactcttctcacagcctgcagcactgcaggtggtgTTGTGACCCAAGTTACTCACTTGGACTGGATTTACCAACACCCAAGTTTTATGTATTAAACTGGTTGTAGTAAAAGAGCAAAATGTATTGATCAAAGTAGATTCTTCAGGTCCTGCCAAGGGAAGTTAGGGAGTTTAGTGTCCCTAGACTGAATTTAGACTTTATAAATAACCCCTCAGGCAATGACATGCAAGTCAGCATGGGCAGccagaagaaaacaatttaaaaattactatgCTTGAGGTTGCAAATGCCAGCTTAAACACGATTTAGTTGTTGAAAACATACAACTTCATCAGGAGACTGAGAATTCCACTTAAATGGTGTTCTGATTTTCATAAATAGAGGTGAAAGCTAGAGAAGCTCAGCTAAAGTTCCCAGCTCAAAGATGAGCTTCAGAAGtaaaactgcagaaataaacaaatgtttaaaaggaaagaagttgTAGGAAGTCCTGGAGAATGAGATGAAGTTGTCCTCTCCAAGGAGTTTGGAAAAAGTGgcattttttaatcaaaaagcCTGAGCTGTGCACCATGGCAGATGTGCTGTGCAGCAAGGAGAGGGCACTCAAAAGGGCCTGTCCCCACAGACTGCACACCTTCTGCTCACTTGAGAGCTCAGAGTCTTTGCAAAGACAAGATCTGGACACAGCAGCCAGAGATAAACAGGAATAACAAAGTCATGTCCTCCTCTGAATGATGCATGGCTATTTTTGATAGACATTTCTGATAAGGACCCATATTCATAGCCCTCCCCACATATCAGGAAATATCAGTGATTTTGGTATATGGTACCAAACACAACCCAGTATTCATGTCCCAAACAGCTCCACACATTGAGACATTTTATCTTTCAAAATGAACCCCTACACAGTGGCAAACTGATAATTCAGAGCAATTCCCTTGTTCCTACAGATTCAGAATATTCTTTAtgtttttccctgtggaaagtaaaaataaactCATAGGACATTCTCACTTGGAAGCATCAAGTAATTCCTCAACTCATACCCTGTTTTATGCCAACAATGGGAACTTATTTTAATATGTATGTCCATATTTACATCAAGGATGTATAATAGTTTCATGGTGAGTTCATTTTTTTGCTTAAAGTTTCACATAACCTGTCAGAAATGAGTAGGTATCAACTTCATCCTTCATCTGCCTCATTTCATGACTGCTTTATTAAATCAAAAGTAAGTTTCACAAAACAATTCTAAAATAtgatccccccccccccccccccaaatctGGGTCTGTCAAGATGTATTGACTTGGGCTGCTGTGAACAGATCATACGGCTTGATCTGATGTGCAGGAAGATGGTGATGAGCACAACTTGCTATTGTTACAGTACACATGAATAATGCACTGGGTTTGGGACCCGTCAGCTCTTCTGGTTTTAatcattcattttcttttcttccatttcataACTGGGCTGTTGATGTAATCCTACCCCATATGAATGCTGAGCTGAGGGTTTCACAATAAATGAAATGCCATCTAAACCAGCGTGAAAGAGTCACACAGTGTAATCTAAGGTGCCCACAAGAGCTGGCAGAGGACTGGGCTCCTGATGTAGCCATTGGAGCCTCCAGTAATTAAATGATAATTAGCAATTAAATTATCAGCAGAATGTTTTAATCTTGCCCTTGGTCTCCTTGCTCGCCTGAAGAAAAGCAATGTTTTATTTCAATAGAGAGAGGATGGACCATGAAACAAGTGGGAAAGCAGAAGATCTGGCTGGGACTGGGTGACATCAGGCTCCTTGAACTCAGCTCTCTGCCATGGTTTCACCAAAAAGAAACATTAGGTGAGATGACTGCATAGGCCAGGAATTTTATCAAGAAAGGGTCTTATCAGAATTAAAAGCTCTATTTGAGAACTTTGAAACAGTCAGTCCTCATCCAATGGCTGCACTTTGACAATCTAAATGTTGACACTTAGGGTAAGAGCAAAACCCAAAGGCAAGATCAGTGCCAGGGAACGAAACACTTTGTTTTCAAAGCGGATGATGTTACTGCTTGTGGGGAGCAATCCTGGGCTCATTTTAGCCAACTTGTGCctgggaaggacaggacagtgccagctccccagcccaaATCAGTGCCAGGAGCTGTTCTGTGAATGTAGCAAGGTGAGCAGTTAGATTCCAGCCTCTTTGTGGTGATCTGGCATTGTTTAATTTACCAATGCCATGGGTTTGTGTACTGGATTATGGGACAGAATGTGGCAATCTGCTTTCTGCCACAGGATTTGCATCTTTTGCTACACTAGCAGACATTTCTCCCTGTCCTGGTTCTGCCCAGCTGCTATGGAATCACCTCCAGGTCCTGGCCATGCCCCTCCTGGCCCCTGTGAAATTCACCCTGTCCTGGTCAGAACCAGGACACTCCCTCAAAATGCTGTCAAATGCCAACCTCTCTTCCTTGCACAGACTGCACTGAATTGACCAAGCTACTTGAAACTCTCCATATTGGCCATGTTTTTGAGACATcaccttttccctttcttattCCTTTCTGATAGAAGAACTTCCTGCTATGATTAACACTGTGAATATCCTACTTTCCTGTGCTAAATTGAGTCTTGCTTGTACACCCATGGCTCAAGAGCATTGCAACCACCCACATTCTTACAGCTGAATTTCCTCTGCTGAGGAATGTTCAGTGAAGGacacctgcactgagcagctcatgagcagctgctggatttCATGAGCTGGGTGCTCTCTTTGTTCCTGAACTGAGTGAGACTTGGAGCAAAAAGACACTGGAACAACTGTTGTGGAGTCTCCATTTTCAGAGATATACAAACCCTGCTGAAACTGAAGGCTTTTAAAGTCTCCCAGATTCCTAAGTTTAGGCTGTTACTGCCACACTTGAACACCTAAATTCCACCTAAGTCACACCTAAGATGCCTCAATGCTCTTGTGAATTTTAGAATTccttatcacagaatcacagaatggtttgggctggaaggaaccttaaagaccatccagttccagccccctgccatgggcagagatgccaccactaaaccaggttgctcaTTATGGTGATCTTAGGCTCAGATATTataaggagaaggaaaacacagaggtGAGGtgttcctgtggctgctggccAAGTCAGAACTCTGGAGTGTCACAGGGTGACCTCAGAGGTTGCTTCTCTTCTGTTAGACTACACTGGACAGAGCATCCTCTAgttctgcactggggcagctcagACATTCCTGCCTCCAGCAGACTTTGAGCCTGCTGAGCCCCTGTAGCAAACACCTTTCCTCTAACACTTCAACTCAGGCACTCCTGCCCCAACCTCGTGCCTCCCACACTCAGCCAtaaagctggaaaacaaaacttccTTCCAACCTTCCTTCCCTTGCCTGCCTTCTCAGCCTGGCTTTatttcccagggctgctgatgGTTGAAGAACAATTGGTTTTTGCTCATCTGAGGGGATTTGCATTGTGAATCTTCCCGACAAGCCAAGGAGCACAAGGGTGGGAGGGGAGACGCTCTGCCAGCCAGGCAGGCGGGGTCgcgctggcagcagctctgcctggctctcACTCTGCCTCCCAGGGGAAAGCCcttcctgtcactgcaggctgctgccctgacacaccacaggcagcacaaggaggcagcagaagggtccctgccctgccctgccagcacccagcagcagccctcacctgcagcaggcaAACCATGAGGACGAGCTCTTTGCTCCTGCAGCGTCTTCACCTTTGATGGAAAACCTTCAGCCACCTCCCCAAGGGACCATGGAGGAGCAGTACATTTCCAAACTCCACCCAGTAGTGGATTATGGAGCTGGGGTCTTTCTTCTCATCATAGGTGAGTGAGTTCTCAGCCTGCTGGTTTGCTTGGAGCCAGGGAACAGGATGCAGGGAATTCCCTGTCTGTGCCATGGTCAGGCAGCAGAACCTGGAGGGAAATGGCAGCAAATATTTCCCCACAGGTTCTCCTGGAGTTGGTTGGCAGCCAGGATTAATCTCCACTCTTGGATTTGGAATCTTGTTTTGATGCTGAAGAATGGCCAGCACAAATTAGCGTCTGTGGCATCGCAAGTATTTGAAATAAGTTGTGTGTCACTTTCTGTGGCATCTGAGCCCTGAGAActgagccagggcagctcagtcCATGGGACTGGTcaggagaagcagctgtggGCTGGCCCTGGGTGGGAGAGGAGTCATTCTGCTGTGTCTGGGCAGGAAGACTGTACAGAACAGCAAAGGATGTCCAAATAGCAGTTCTGGGCTTTGCAGCAGCCTGtttgtcctgctgcaggcagattgaaaatgaaataaaagtggGGATAGCTACCACCCTATGGCTTCAGTTAAGTGTGTTCTTCTTTGTCTGCTTCTTGCATGTACATAGACATTTGTTTTCTCCTCGTACATTTGGAGAAGAGTGGAACTTGTTTAGGCATGCCTTCCACCTGAATTTTTCCTAAGATTCCTTCCTTCAGCTCTCTTGAAAAATCTAGCTGACATAAGAAAGACAAGCCTATATTTTCATGTGCTTTAAAACTGAGGCTCTGGGCAGAAGTGCTGGACTTTAATACTTCTTATTTCCTCTTGTTCTGCACAGCAGAACACAACTCAGGGTGAGAATTAATGAATTCAattacaaaattacaaatacaattAATTAAGGGCTTTTTTTCAAGTCAGGATGTCAACTCTCATCTCTCAGAAATGCAAATACATAGATGCAATTAAGGCACAATGGGAAGGGGCAGCAAAagagggctgggggctggagctCCCCATGTTTGTGTTCCACCACGCTGCAGTCCCACACCTCTCCTAAAGGACTCTGAGGCACTGAAACTCCAGGCACAGCTTCCAGCAGGGATCCAGAGCCCTGTGAGGCAGCCAGGTTCACTTCATCCTGCAGGGACTCAGAAATAAAGCAGTGAGCTGAGCTGGAATCAGGTGCTGTATTTATCCATAGCTTTGCCACTCACTGGGGCTGCAGGTTTGTGCCCTGAAGTGATGTTTTTTATTAGGAACAAGTGCAGGGCATGGGTGGCAGCATTCACCACCAGCTGTGTGGTTACTGTCCCACAGTTATGGGTctgtcctgtgccagccaggctgtgggatggaggggaagagatTCTGTcaaggggaaggagaggctgggcctggggctcaggggggaccttgtggctctgcacagctcctgacaggaggggacagccagggggcttcaggctctgctcacagggaacaagtaacaggacaagaagaaattgCCTGGAGTTGCACCAGGGCAGCTTTAGTTTGGATTTTAGGAgtaatttcttcatggaaaggacTGTGAAGCATAGGAacaggctgcctggggcagtggtggagtcactatCCCTGGGAGGATTTAAAAGCTgagtggatgtggcatttgggaACGTGCTTTAGAGGTGGCCTGgtcagtgctggggaatggCTGGACCcgatgatcttagaggtgtTTTCCAATCCAAAGGATTCAATGATTCCATGTTTCCATGTCCCAGCCTGTGGAGAGAGCTCTGCCCTCTGAGCCTCAGGTTGCTCTGCCAGCCAAGCCCCCATGGGCATCATCCTGTGTGTGCAGACACAGAGATCTGAGAGCTCAGGAGCCCTTCAAGGGCATCCAGAGGTGGCAAGTGAAGGTGTGGGGTCAGAAAGGGAATGAAGGGACACAGGGCCTCAGATTTGTGTCCCCATTTCAGTTTAGCCTTCTTCTTGACACCTCTGAGGATTTTGTACTTATGCCAATAgatttattccattttattgcATGTGCCTCTATTAAGTCCTCTGTGGGCACTTTAAGTGGTACCTGTGAGCAAATGCAGCCTTCCTGCACTCACAGCCACAGGACAGAATCTTTTCCTGTCTCCCTCTTCACATCTGACTTTAGAGGACACCTTCTCAGGAAAAccttttttcatcaaaatgttGCTACAGCACCATGTTCACtagaaagaagagggaaaatgagTTGTTTGGTGCGTGTACTTCTGacactgctgtcaccagcacttTGAGGCCCTGTGGCACACCTGAATTATGTATGTGTGACAGCTCCTTTTGCAAAGCAAGCTCTGGGTCTGTTGCACGCCCCTGGCTAAACAACTCCCATGGTGCCACTTGTTGGAGCGTTGGGGGTGGGATAGTTGGGACAGacggagatgagagatctctgaagccaggtcaggaacttggggtttattgcaaagggcctgggtgcaggggcctgctgggagctgccagccacagctcagagcaggcccgagagaagagaggggcagagaggatgagagggtgagagagtgaAAGGGTAAGAGCGTAAGGAGTAAAAAAGGTAAAAGAGTAAAAAGGGTAAAGGCATAAAAGGGTAAGACAGCGaggttcctgttacaataccataaatcttcttctgtgctgaatattctgattctcactagccaatctagtacaatatacaaatcctgtagcatttacatacagcctataagaatcattacattaccatacagtgttacattttaaaccttaaaaactcctctttggaccccttctgccaagctggcagggtctgctcagacccttggacctgtctgcaagcagagggtgttgtttcatcaaaagggaattaccttcagctggccacaccattgttttcctgttgtttggtaactgagggatctcaaagcttgctttcatttcaatctcgcttatagtttccatattctcaaaatcttttgccaggcaatcatatttagaaggctttcctgtttcatctccCCCAACACCACTGCTCTCAGAGACCCCCAGAACAGCCATGCTAACTCTCAGGGACCAGCAAGGACTCTGAGCTGCTCATGTGCACCAGCcaggcagctcagagcccagTGCTGGGGCTCCATTGGAGGTGAGGGAGGTCACACACAGGGAAGGCTTTGGGAAGCGCAGGGGTCAGGTGGCCAGGATGGCTGGAGTGCttcagcaggaaggagaagggaggagaTTCTTTCCCAGTGCAAGAAATATGTGGGCCTGCTAGAGTtggtccagaggaggccacaaagatgccctgagggctggagcacctttgctctggagacaggctgtGAGAGCTGGGGGGGTTCTCTCTGGAAAAGGCTACACTGAGACCTCATTGTGGACTTCCAGCACTTAAAGGGGGCttaaaaaagacagaaagtGACTTTTCACATgggcaggcagtgacaggacattccaaaccctgccatgggcagggacaccttccactatcccagattgctccaacccccatccaacctggccttggacacttccagggatccaggggcagccacagcttctctgggcagcctgtgccagggccttcccaccctcacagggcagAACACCAAATATCAAATCTAAGCCTGCTCTCTTtctgtttaaagccattcccccttatCACTACATAATCTTGTAAGAGGTCCCTCTCAGCTCTGTTGCAGCCCTTCTCAGGCACTTCATATATTTCCAGTGGATTTCCCAGGTGTGTTAACCATGTGATATTCCTGTCTGTGTTGATCCTTCCCTTTCAGCCATCCTGACAATCCTTGGGAATTCAGCCGTCCTTGCCACGGCTGTGAGACGCTCATCGCTGCTGAAGCCACCGGAGCTGCTCACAGTGAACCTGGCGGTGGCAGACATTGGCATGGCCCTCAGCATGTACCCCCTGGCCATTGCCTCTGCCTGGAGCCACGCCTGGCTGGGTGGAGACACCTCCTGTGTCTACTATGCCCTGATGGGTTTCCTCTTCGGGGTCTGCAGCATGATGACCTTGTGTGCCATGGCCGTGATTCGATTCCTCGTCACCAACTCATCCAAATCCAGCAGTGAGTAAATCACCtgttgtcctggtttagggcaaatttggtagaGAATCTCCAAAatggggcccctccagaaagcaaacccactcGGCCCCTCCCTTCAATGGGTTCAGGAAGGATTCCtgggagagaagtggaaagaacctgtttatccaacatgcacagcacccccagcacacaaaatgaacaataccagatgacaccaTTCTGTCACCACTCtgaaaagatgacaaattcagaaagtctctcttgggagCCGTcactctgttctcagtccctcctgtgctggggcagctgctgcagccacagggtgcaaactctcggtgttcccaggtcccagtctaGAGCAGGTTCGAGTaggaccaaaaaaaagaaaggagaaacactccaggaagaaatttggactgtttagctaaagTAGCTTATTatcagaagcaaaagcaagcagaagcaaagcagaagcgaaagagcaaagtgaaaagcaaaagcagcactgtgtactgccctgtctgtgtgttCCGCCAGActaaacaaaactttcactcttcagagccagtcttaaaggcacagaacataatatccagcataagcagaacacatgaatggggatacaagcatcataacgtcaccctaggacaccTATATTGTCACCTGGTGCTGCTGTATTcgggctgggctgctctgggaggtgCTTTGTGCAATGTGGTGTGGGTTATCAGGTCAGTAACAGCAGAATAAACCTCAGCTTTTAGTGTAGTATCAAATCCTGGTGTTCCCAGAAGGATCTGATTAAATTCTGTATGAAACAGTGAGGTTTTTCACCTCTCAGTTTTTCTAAGTGAAACTACCTGGAAATGGAGAGCACAAATGTTTTCCTGGACCAGACTGCCTTCCCTTCCTATTTGTATCCAAGCAAATACGCTGgaatttaaaaggaagaaatattctTCTGGCATTCCTGGGCTGAGCCCACAGCACATTTAAGGTGAAATTGATCGTGTAATGCTCCCTGCCTTACAAAGCTCCACATGAGCACTGAGGGCTGTGTTCAGGTCTCACCCAATCCTCTGACAATGTTTCTCTAGCAGCCCCAAGGTTAgggacctgcagcagcagcccaggtgtgtctGGAGCCACCATCCTTCTGTCAAATAGAATTATGGCAAAATAACTTCCCTTgtggctgggatgggatccatccaGGCTTGCTCTTCCTCTTTCTTGCAGGTAACAAAATCACCAAGAGCACTGTCTGCATCCTGATTGCTTTTATCTGGCTCTACTCCTTGCTCTGGGCCATCCTGCCCTTGGTGGGCTGGGGCTACTACGGCCCTGAGCCCTTTGGCATCTCCTGTACCATAGCCTGGAGCAAATTCCACAACTCCTCCAATGGTTTCTCCTTCATCCTGAGCATGTTCCTCCTCTGCACGGTGCTGCCTGCGCTGACCATCGTGGCCTGTTATTTGGGGATTGCCTGGAAGGTTCATAAGGCATACCAAGAGATCCAGAATATTGACAGGATCCCAAATGCAGCCAAACTGGAGAAGAAGCTGACCCTGGTGAGTTATCCCTGTGATGGGAAGAGTGTGCAGTAatcaggagctggcagagagcTGGCTTTGCTCATGCACAGctcacagaaccatggaattaGAGACCTATGCAGAAATTCTGTGTGGAAACAGGATTTAAAcctattaatattaatatattatttcttttccaaatatGGACTTTGAAATGAAGTTGTTAATTTCTTGTGGAAAAGCAGAATTGATCCAAGCTTTCTAGAGGCCAGTCATAGAATCActgaatcattaaggttggaaaaggtcTCTAAGGTCTCATCAGGTCCAACCATTAATTCAGCACTGACAGGTCCACCATTAAGCATGCCCCTAATCACCAGagcaacacattttttttttagtattgtTAATGAGAGTGACTCCATCACTGCACTGGCAGTCTGTCCCAATGACTGACAACTCCTCTTGTgaagaaatgcttcctaatatccaatctaaacatCCCATGGTGCAACCTGAGggcatttcctcttgtcctttcattttttgcctGGAAGCACAGCCTGACTCCCACCTAGCTCTAGCATCCAGGGAGTTGTAAGGAGTGATAAGGTCctcctgagtctccttttctccaggctgagctcccccagTGTAGGAGCATCAGGGCTAGGACAGTTGGGATGGacggagatgagagatctctgaagccaggtggtggaacttggggtttattgcaaacggcctgggagcagggccctgctgggagctgccacagctcagagcaggcctgagagaagagaggggtaaagaggatgagagggtaagagagtgaGAGGGTAAGACAGCAAAAGGATAAGAGAGCaaaagggtaagagagcgagctcattacaatacaataaatcttctgtgctgaatattctaattctcactaaccaatctagtacaagatacaaatcctatagcatttacatacagcctataagaatcattatattaccatactgtgctacattttaaaccctaaaatctCCTCTTTGGACCCCCTCTGCTAAGCTctagggtctgctctgacccttggacctgtctgcaagcagaggatGTTGattcatcaaaaggggattaccttcagccagccatgccatt
This window of the Ammospiza nelsoni isolate bAmmNel1 chromosome 3, bAmmNel1.pri, whole genome shotgun sequence genome carries:
- the LOC132071784 gene encoding opsin-5-like — its product is MENLQPPPQGTMEEQYISKLHPVVDYGAGVFLLIIAILTILGNSAVLATAVRRSSLLKPPELLTVNLAVADIGMALSMYPLAIASAWSHAWLGGDTSCVYYALMGFLFGVCSMMTLCAMAVIRFLVTNSSKSSSNKITKSTVCILIAFIWLYSLLWAILPLVGWGYYGPEPFGISCTIAWSKFHNSSNGFSFILSMFLLCTVLPALTIVACYLGIAWKVHKAYQEIQNIDRIPNAAKLEKKLTLMAVLISVGFLSSWTPYAATSFWSIFNSSDSLQPVVALLPCLFAKSSTAYNPFIYYVFSKTFRCEVRKLQCCCAWRVPYFSSDNSMENAVSTMWSGRDNVRLSAAPRAQNPAAAAP